GTCGGGGATTTTTGTGTTCGTAGTTACTGATGACATTGCTGTAAAAACATATATAGTAGTGCCTATACGCAAGGCAACTTGCCATTAGTAATTGCAACATTATGTTAATTAATGAATTAAGAGATATTAATTTTATTATTTTTCCTAACTGGTCTAATTTAGAAACAGCGATGCCTTCCGCGAACTTCGCTAACGCAGAAGATTTGATAACTGTTCTCAGAACTCTTTTTACACATCAAGCTAGACAAGATATAACACTACTAATTGACACTCAATCTTTATCGGATGAACTACAAGATAATGCTAACTCATTGCTTTTTGAGACTGTTCTGAAACTTAGCTTAGAAGACATTATCTGTGAAGACCTCAACGTAGGGCTTACGGGTCAGCTAACCATACAAGAATGGTCTGTGATTAAATCATTTATTAACTTTCGTATTCCAATTAACAACGAAGATCCCTACATTATCCAGCAGCCAGAAATTGCACAAATTCCGATATGTGATTTGTCAGAAATTTGCCAGAAAACTGTTTATGAAGCTGCTAGGCTAGAATCTTGGCAAAGATGGGGTGACTATTTTGCAGACAGTGAATCACCCGAAAACGCTATCCCATATTACAGCAAATATTTATCCAGTTGTCCGCACCAAATTGACTATTATCTGAAACTAAGTAATATTTTCTATAAAATTGGTCAGATGCAAGGGGCTATTCAAACATTACAGAACGGTATTAGCCATTGCCCTGAAGCAGAAGAACTCTATTTCTGGGTGATTATTCGCCTAAAGCAAAGCCACAAGTATCTAGAAGCTCGTAACTTCGCTCACCGAGTTACAGCTAAGTTTGCTGAAAATTATGTATTTAAGATGTTGAGCCATCTGATGCTGCCAGAAATTTATCATACTCCTGATGAGATTGATACTTGCCGGGCATGGTTTCAAGATGGACTAGAAAAACTCATTCAAGAAATAACAATAAATAGCGCCCATGAGATGAAAAAAGCTTTAACAGGAATCAGGAATCATACAAACTTTTTTCTTGCATATCAGGCAAAGAACGATGTGCTGCTACAGCAACAATATGGACAGCTAGTTCACCAAATTATGGCGGCAAATTATCCCCAATGGGTTCAGGCGCGTCCGATTTCTTCTATTGGCAAGAATCAGCGAATTAAAATTGGCTATCTTTCCTATTTTTTGTGTGCTTGGAGCGGAACAGTTTTATTTTTAAACTGGCTGAAATATGCAGATAATCAAAACTTTGAAATTTATTCGTATCATATAGGGCATCAAATTGATGCTGCTACTCAATTGTTTCAGTCTCATAGTACAAAGTTCTATCATTTGCCGAATAATTTAGAACAAGTGTGTCAACAAGTTATTGACGATCGCATTGATGTGTTAATTTTTCCAGAATTAGGAATGGATGCCACAACACTATGTATTGCTGGACTTCGTTTAGCACCGATTCAATGTATGGCTTGGGGACAACCTGTAACTTCTGGACTGCTCACCATTGACTATTTCTTATCGAGTGAACTGATGGAGCCTGTGAATGGGCAAGATCACTATACCGAAAGCCTTGTCCGTTTACCTGGTGTGGGGATTTCTTATCCTGCGATCAAAGTTGATTCAGTCCGCCGCAACCGATTATTTTTTGGATTACGAGAAGATGCTATTGTCTATATTTCTAGTCAAGCTGGCTATAAATATCTACCGCAGCACGATTACATTTATGCAGAAATTGCCCGTCAAGTTCCCAATTCTCAGTTTATGTTCCTTCGCTCTGGAATTTCTCAAGAACGTCTGAGACGGGCATTTGCGGCTGTAGACTTAAATAGTCTTGACTACTGTGTATTCTCTCCTGTCCTACCGCGTGATGATTACTTTGACTTGCTTTCTTTGGCAGACATTTATTTAGATACTTTCAGTTGGGCGGGTGGGAACACAACCCTGGATGCGATCGCTTGTCATTTACCAATTGTCACCTGTCCTGGCGAGTTTATGCGAAGCCGGCACTCCTATGGTTTCTTGCAAGCTATGGGTGTAACAGAGACAATTGCAGCTGATGCCTCTCAATATATCCAGATTGCAGTACGATTAGCAGTAGATATTGATTGGCGATCGTCAGTTCGTGAAGCTCTAAAACTGTCAACCAACGTTCTGTTTGACAATCCCACTGCTACCCAAAACTTAGAAGCATTCATCAAGCAAGCGATCGCTAGTGAATTGCCAAAATAAAATACTCAGGAATGTCTGCGGCGGATTGGTATGGCACTGAAGAATCTCGCCAGGGCATGAACCAATACAGTTCAGTTAAGGATTTTTGGTACTGATTTTAGACCTGTAGAGACGCTAAATTGGACAGGGCTTCACCCCACTACACGCTTTCATATCATGTCCGCCAAATTACCCATAATAAAAGAACCCCACCCCAACCCCTCCCCGCTTGCGGGGAGGGGAGACAAAGCATAGCTTTGGCGGGGTGGGGTTCTTCGGGTTTAATAAGCAATCAAGCGGACATGATATCACTTCTCTATCAAGCATATTGAGCTTAACTGAACGGTATTGTACTCTAAGGATCTAGTAATATTATTTAAATATCCTTATTTTCAAAGGGTAGCTTCTGGCTAAATACCAAGATACGATCGAGTTTCTGGGCCAACAACACCATCTACAAGTAGACCTTTACTTGCCTGAAAGCTTCGGACTCGGCTAACAGTTTCTTGACCGTAAATTCCATCAACTTTGAGATTACCTAAAGCTGTCTGCACGTCTTTTACAAGCTGACCTTTAGAACCAGGGGTAAGAATAACTGAACCCCCAACGCCACCAGGTGTAGTTGTAGGAGAATTGGTAGGTTTATCACCAATCCATCGAGCAAAAACATATTTACCTGTAGAAAGCCTGGCAAAACCGTTTTCATACTTTTCAATGGCTGGAAGGGTTGCGCCATTTGATACGCAATCCACATAAGAATAGTTAGTACTTGGCCCTGTACGGATACGCAAACAACTGCCGTTAGTCTTTACATAAGCAGCCGAACTTATTTGAATTTGGGCAGCAGCAATCAGTAATACACCAACACCAGCTAAAGTTAACCAAGCTGAAGATTTAAGAAGTTTTTTCCAATTGAATTTAGATTTGCTGATTCCAAATGCCTCTTTTTTAGTAATAACTATGTCAGAAGATTTAAGAGGTTTTTTAGCACTCAATTGAGATTTAGGCAGATTATAGTTGGTGTTTCCAGATGCCTCTTCTTGAGCAATAAACATGTGCGAATAAGCAAGATATTCCATAACACACCTCTTTTATATGAAAAAATGGGTACTCACAGAGAATTACTTGGTCTTTCTCTGTATATATTCTTAGTATATTTTATATCACTACTCTTTCCAAAGGTTTTTACTGGTAGCAAAATTAAAA
This genomic interval from Nostoc sp. KVJ3 contains the following:
- a CDS encoding peptidoglycan-binding protein — translated: MEYLAYSHMFIAQEEASGNTNYNLPKSQLSAKKPLKSSDIVITKKEAFGISKSKFNWKKLLKSSAWLTLAGVGVLLIAAAQIQISSAAYVKTNGSCLRIRTGPSTNYSYVDCVSNGATLPAIEKYENGFARLSTGKYVFARWIGDKPTNSPTTTPGGVGGSVILTPGSKGQLVKDVQTALGNLKVDGIYGQETVSRVRSFQASKGLLVDGVVGPETRSYLGI